Genomic DNA from Anthonomus grandis grandis chromosome 2, icAntGran1.3, whole genome shotgun sequence:
GCTAATATTAATGACAAATATATATAGACCTTaactatttaaattcataaaccAGGTCTTCACCTGTGACAAATGATTGACATAAATGTTTCAGGAATatccaaatatatatataacacaCATCCATTCTCTATAAATATTCACAGGTATTCCAGAACATTCATAGAATGTTACGTTCCACATTGAAGATTGTACTATGTTAAACTCAAACTGTCGTTTGAACATCACCTTATGAGTAGAAATCACCTGCCTTAGCAGTTTATACATAAATACAGAAATTATTCTAACGCTTTTGCAGTTTGAGAGATAAATTCCCGTATATCCGGCGCCAGGCCTAATTTGTACAGCACATGATAGAACACCATGGTCCAATAAGTGGTGATCTTAgtaattctacaaaaaaaaaatcctttaaaattcACTTAATATTGTCAAGGTTAAAGCACTTACAGTAAATTTAATTCGAACCAGAACAGCTTCGGTACCCTCAATAATCTTTGTAAAAAGGTCATTTGTTTATTGGCAAAAGCTGCTTTGGTGGCCATACGTGCCAACACCGCGTATCTGTCTATAGGGCATCCATGGTCATAAGAAATCGCTCTAATTGTATTAAGGtttctaaaaacaatattaaaaaattcgcTATTGGTATTCATGAGAAAAAGagatttaaaatagattttttttaacctttaagACAGCTGCCAAGGACCTTAAGGATTGAATTCTACTGAGCCAAGATTACATTAACAGTCATTCAAGCCACTTAAGTTATAGGAAAATCccaataaatcaaatgaactttattgttcatattttaaggttatcctctcattttaattttttaatatccttaaataaataagaaccTAAACGAAGATCTAATACATATTCAACAATATAGaatgtaaaactgtaaaacaatatttaaacgATTCATTTCTAGATCAGTGAATTGGAAGAAGAGATTTAATAGATTGGCCGCCAAAatcaccagatctaacaccGCTCAATTTTTTTCTTCGGCAACAAATTATAACAGAATCGGCATCTATTCCAAGAACAGTATtacagtattttaaaatttaagaaataaatgtaataaataaataaatgtatatccATCCAGTTACCCACAGACATAGatcatttgatttaaatcacgattaaaattaagttataatCAAAACTTACCTAACAACCAATAAAAGCGACCGAGGCATTTGCTGCAAACAATCCACGATCTGATCAAACTTTTCGGCAGCCACCCTTCTCATATAATTCTCCTCTTCGGACGACAGTTTCGATTTCACTTTAAAACTCATCGTTCTTAAGGGAGTCTGCGTTAAGATTTCCGCAAACATGATGTAATCTGGAAAAAAAGGCACAAGTAATTTTTGTTAGATTTACCCCAATTGGTATTAGGTACCATCTACACccaattttttcgaatacatcCCCATTTGTTCGTGGTTTCCGAACACTATGGCCTCCCATAAATGACCGAGGGCAATCCGTTCTTCTTTGGAAATTTGTTGGTATAAGCCGTGATCCAGAATTACTAGTTCTGTGTTTCCTTTGGATTTTCTGACTAATActgaaaaagtatttaaattattataaggtGTTTTTTGTTCTGGTCTGACCTTGAGAATGATCTttaccaataaataaattaaagtcaaGTTTATGTTCTGCAATATAGAACTTTAACCTTGGAAACGTTGGACTAATCAGATAACGTTTATTAATTGAAAGATAATTAAGGATAACCTTGAGTATTCAGGAATTAGGATAAaatgtttcataaaaattgttGTCAAAGTTCATTTATTAGTTGGGACTTTTCTTGGGCTATGACCTTAATGGCGAAATTTAAGGATATAATGAGTCtcggtttaaaaaaataagaaatagtaGGCTTGTTAACCTTTGATATCCTTGTATAGGTCTCTTACAAAGgtcattataataattttaaacctGGTTTACATAGAAATCCTTGAGTTTAGactaattcttgattctttgcTATTAGACTATTTTCTCTAGATGACCTTTAATTTGACCTTGATGATATTCAAAGATAATTAACTtgatcattaaaaaagtctctTGGCTTCTTGGTATTGCTATTGACCTTTACCTAATACAAGATGTTTAAGAATcataaacttaaaaatctaaaaccctaaaaattaaaagtacaatGACaccagttttcttaaatttaagacTAAAAGTATGGTTAACCTTCAGGAACATTGTGAAGGTCTTTTCCAAGGTTACAAAGGCCTTGAATAATTCTAAACAATAttggtttaaaatttaagaaatacgaTTCTTATTCCCTTCCTTAACAATAATATACAGCTTGAAGGTTAAGTATAAGAGAGTCACTAATCTAtctcaataattattaaaaacgtcCCTGTCAACGTGACAAAAGCcacaaataaatttgtttaaataaatataattacgaTCCTTGGCTTTACTAATTGGTCctaatgataatttttgatCTGACCTTAAACATGATGATATTTACGGATAATAAATGTGAGTATGGAAAAGGCCTGTTAACCTTGCCTGGATGTAATCCAGGTAAAAGTCAGTCTAAAGGccataaaacaatttaaaacaatatgcCCTTACCATTTCCAGGATGTGGATCTGCATGCACAAACCCAGTCTGAAATATCTGACAACCAAAAGACTCGAACAATTTATAGTTGATATCCATCAAAGAAAACTCTTCGTCCTTTAACCTTTGAACTTCGCTGATCTTTATCCCGTCAACGAATTCCGTTACTAATACCCTCTAAAATCATACGTAAGAGCTTTTTTGTCATTTAGGAATCTCTATTATACCGTTTTTGTGTACTTCCAAAGTACCTCCGGAATATGAACGTATTTCAGATGAGCCAAATCCCTGGCACATCTTTGAGCGTTCATCCCTTCATTGACGAAGTCCAGTTCCTGTTTTAGGGCTTCTACGAAATCGTTTAGGATCCAGGTGAAATCCACTTTGGGGTGTAACCAGGCTCCTATATTCAGCAATATATTGATTGTCATTACGTCGCTGTGTAAGCGATTTCGTAAATCGTTGTATTGGACTTTTACTGCTACTTTTTGGCCGTCTTTGGTGGTTGCTTGGAAAACCTACGATAAAAAGTTTCGCTGTAATAAAGAGAATTTATTTCTCTAAACTTTCATATTAGAATAGAGTTGGAGGCAATTTTGTGAACCAAGAGTCACTAAGTTTAAAGGAAATTTTGTTCGTAACTTGGAAGTCActaaaatatattcatattttttttaaattagtatatAGAGCTCCTGAGGATAGAAACGTTATTCTAGGTTCTGTCCTGGGACAGTTTTGGTTGgagcatttttttcattaaatataaatttccatTTACGTTCATATAATTAAACACGTACATTTTCTATGAGTCTGcaataaaataacttataaaTAGTTTCGTAAATATAAAAAGTGGCAATTGTATCTATTTATTCTATTgtatcttattttaaaataaaaaaaatgaaaataagtttatttaaaaaaaattgtttacaaaaaccattttatttcACAATAAACAAAGTTTGTGTGTGTACTTATTCTATTTGAACTGAGGtcgtaaaatattataaatttttggtgcAACAAATAGCAGACTTTTCTGTACAGAGGTataaaatactataataatataataatttaagtggTGGCAATCATATTATTATCAACAAATCTAGTTGAGAAATGGTTATTTAGAGTAGTCTGAGgtcaattattattacaaaagagcttaaaaatggttttaatgtAAAAGGTTGAAAAATCTGCATAACGTTAGCTTCCGCAATTAAATTTTCTGTGGGAgaatgcttatttttaaataagttttaatataatGCTAATATGCTTGAATATCCTGAACCCCATAGTTTAATACTAATTCAACAAGagctttatatatatttatattaatgatacTATGTTTATGCATTTTTGTCCTTAAAAGGTAAAATTTGTACAGCAGCTTTCTCAACTTTACACCAATATAATAGAAATGGGTTTCCCACTTTATATGCTTATCAAAAAATGCtcccaaatatttattgctaCTAACATCCTTAATATTGTTACAATCACAATTCTGATGGTTATTacatctatacagggtgttccagaaccatgggatcaaacttctagggtagaatcagtagaatccatttgagtataggaacccatgtccggaaatgtgtcactacgccactacggccctaagacgcgtttaaatttagaaaaaatattaattacctaaatagaatctgatgcatttatttttaccttttgtatatagtaccatcacaacaattggtcaaaatgtcttcctccaacctcaatccACCGATTTAaatgccgcacatgatttcggcggactacactaaaaatttgatcctcgttttgaattatttcaaatgctgctgtaaTTCGTCCAATTaggtctagctctgattctactggagtttcgtagactaaagactttgcATGTCCCCACAATAAAAAATCGAACgatgttaaatcgggtgacctaggaggccaagaaactgctccacctctggcaaccCAAcagtgcccaaaccgctgagccaaatactcgcgtactcgtacagcaaagtgagccggcgctccattaTGCTGAAATCACATTTGCTGtttaacgtttagtggaacattttcaaggagttctgggagaacttcctccaagaaacgcagataaataggtcctgttaaccgttccggtagaaggtatggcccaattaaataatcatcaacaatgcctgcccatacgttgacaaaccaacgattctgatgttttcttggaaaaattgcatcaGGATTTTCTTCGTCACAAACATGGCTATtactactattaaaaataccgtctcttgtgaaagaggcttcatcggtccacaaaacatatcgtaaaaaatttggttgtgcaatgatgtgatccagaagccatcgacaaaattgaactctaggatgataatcggctgcagtcataccttgaactttctggaaggatggagttgttgctcgtgtagtacccgccagacagaagcgttactcgtattcatattcttagcgacgtcacgtgtgctatttgatggttcatcggcaactcgctgaagcacctcttcttcaaattcgaccgttcttacggtttgagcaacaccagtatcatgcatcttggtcttaaacatgcctgtctcagcgagccgccgatgaaccgcaataaactttttgtatccaggatgctgtctcGTTCGgaataacgttcatgatacaaccgcgatgctgtgcatatccgccaattcttgattggtaaagttttccattagcaataaatgtttaaaaaattgtaagctataaaatttttaaacatgttgattttaaagaattgttgttatggtatcatgtacaaaaggtaaaaataaattcagcagatcctatttaggtaattcatgttttttataaattttaacgtgtcttagggccgtagtggcgtagtgacgcatttccggacatgggttcctatattccaatggattcttctgttgcactaaacaacccccagaagtttgatcccatagttctgaaacaccctgtatttatgttttttaattgttacaATTTTAGGTGATGTAGCTTCAGTCATTGAAAAGCAAATAAAGTGGGATTTTTCTGTATTCAAGAAAAGTAGGCTAACATCAAACCTTACCACTGGCATAATAATTTCTGCCCTTTTGTAAGTTTCAGTTCATGCGTTCTCACAAACAGCGATCGCCGTGTCACCAGCATAGCAGATGGCATTATTATCGCTCAACAATGAAAACATCAAATCAATATACAACACAAAAAGCCTGGACCCAATACTGTCCCCTGTGGCACATCATAGGTCACCGGAACTGATTGACTTAAggctttatttaataataataaatgtcttatatttcgaaaaatttacaatattttgtacaaatttaatcaTGTATCAAAGTAATTACCCGAAAAGTAGGCGTAGTCTAGCTAAAGGCAGCTACTCTACAGAACCCCATTTGTCCGTCTGACTAaaactaaatagtaataaaaaaaaacaacaaaaaattaatatagaaaatacaTAATCCAAAAGAATCAATATAGATATTGCTTAAACTTCAGTTTAAAGGATTTTTCACTAAGTATTGTTAATTCAATAGGCAATGAGTTGTTTAGCTTTATGGCATTAAAAGTAAATGAGCGCTGAAACATAGCAGTCGGATGATGAGGCATTGTTATCCTACTGGACATCTGATATCTCTGGCGTGAATATTGAAGCGTGTtataaatttagatttagaGGCTAGTGGAAATGGCGGGTTTAATAGAATCCTGAACAAAAAGTTACCCATATGCAACTCCCTATGCCTGTTCATCCTCAACcagttaagttttttaaaagtatgAGAAATGTGATCATATTTTCGTAATCCAAATACTATACATGAGCaggtattttgtattttttgtattcaatTTTTGTGAATGAAGTCTAAGCACggaccataaataaaatcacaataatGGAAATTGGAACTTTAATATGACgattattgtataaaattttcaatgataaAATAAACACCCAAATTCTTTATACTATCAATCTTAGTAAGAGACACACCATCCAGATTAATATccatattgattttaaaaaaatcttctttagGGCCAAATATCATAACATTAAATTTCAAAGGGTTAAATTTAAGGTTATGTTCAAAGAAGAGTTGCTTAAGACGATTTATATTCTGATTCAATAAATAAGGTTCATTTAAATGGTCCTGATGctgaaaatgaatataaacttgaatgtcatctgcaaaagcttgtaatttgcaatattttaaagacTTAAGTATATCAGaagtgtaaataataaacaacaaggGCCCCAGAATAGAACCTTGAGCCACTCCAGATAAGATTTTAACCTTatcagaaaaataattatttgaaaatattatctaATGAGCTCGACCAAGTGATTCAGAAAtccataatatttaagttttgctAATAATAGGTCATTGATCGTATCGAATGCTTTCGAAAAGTCTAAAAGAACAAGTGCCGTTGATAATTTCTTATCTATTGAGGCCATTATGTCTCCAGTacttaagttttttcttaagCCACATTGttttcctggaataatttaatttatattaaaatatgccATCAACTGGCGATATCAACAAACcctttcaaaaacttttgataAAACTGGCAAAATACGTATTACTCTCAGGTCACTAAAGTTCTgtggattttttacttttggtaaGGGTTTACCTATCGAGATTTTCGACTGATTGGGAAAATAATTCTGTTTTATAtaggaattaattaattacgtTAGTGATAAAAACATCCAAAAATGGTACGTGAAGCATTGGTACCAATactatgaattattttattaatttcagtaaCAGAAgttaaactaaaagaaaattaaattgcattattaaaaatatttttctcatggaagccttttttaaaagaaaaatccaattgcaattattttgcaaaaaatccctaaaaaatttgattatatcATTAggatcaattaaattatttggaacGTTTAAGTCCTCTTTTGGACACACATTAAAAGATCTTAGCGTCTTCTAAGTTTTTTTCAAgacttgtatttatttaacttgaatttattttaactctttGATTGCGGTTCTCTAGATACCTTTAATTTCAAGTCTTTCCAGCAATATATGGTGTGACacagtgtcaaaggccttggcCAAGTCGAGGAAAATAACCATGCATTTCTTCCTTAAATTAAAgctattaaatattgtattaaacGGGGTTATTAATGCATCCTCAGTGctacagttttgaaaaaaaaagtttagaaacAAACTGTATGCTCTTTCATTAATTGTAGACTGCTTCAGCTCCTATATGGCTTGGATTCCTTATATTTTAAGGATAAGTCTcttcaattaataaaaacccTAAAATTGATAATGAAGATGTAGGAATCTCGTAAATTAATTCTCGTCTATAGCTCATGTCccttacaatttatttttatgctgTAAGCCTTTAATGGTCAATATTTACGACAAATAAAACGTATCTCATTAAAGGGATTTCTACTAATAATGCCACTCGATTAGATTGATTGCCTTTAAAGTAATTGTAGTAGTCCTGGGAACTCTGTAATTATCCAAAGTTATAAGAAACTAGTTTTTAATATCCGGTAAGAGCCACATGTCTTGCAAGGTCCTAGACTTGCTTATGTCTGAGTACTTAATAACAGTAATGTGCTAACTTCAATTGCGCCATCTAATATCTCAGAACTCGTATTACCCATAACGCGCTACACgtattattatgatttaacgATTTACCAAACAGACAAGAAAGTCCTATTAAATATCTAGCGGCGAATGTGACAAAATCCATTTCAGTCAGTCCTGGATCCCGCATCGagatataataaattgaataatacGGATGTTGAAAGTATATGAAAGTGGAATAaagttctttaataatttttgaactttaatCTACATAGTAGTAGAAGTAGTAAGGGTGAGgaagctagagctcggcaagtaggcccAAGAATCTCTTTTTATCAACCCCAGAATGACCCACTCCTACACCACCCCTAATGCAAGGTCTTCGACCCGTCCTCTTAATAACGACTTTATTACCTTTTATAATTCAATACTTGAATTAGAAAAGGTATCTTCAATTGAAGTAGTGTAAGGCATTTTTTTACTACCTGGCAGCTTTCTGTGTTAATGTACAACTGCCTCGGATAAATAGAATCATATatacttcttccaggcaattacgAAAATTGAGAGAAGAACAAGCTATTGTTGCAGAATTTACAGTTCTTCGTAGACGGTTCAAGCAAGAGCAAACatgttttattaactatttGGTCATCATTCGTATTGTTTATCTTTGTCCCATTCAGGTTCCAGCCATTTGCAACAAACCAGCTGTTCATCTCCAACACATTTCTCTCAATATCTAGTGGtgtttattaatttactaatgGCACTTTGCCATATCCAATTTCACGACGCAATCGAAAGTTTTG
This window encodes:
- the LOC126750515 gene encoding uncharacterized aarF domain-containing protein kinase 5 isoform X1, encoding MTKHALHLFRKYLSLRSIQRSGSPSKKLLLTGLGFSSAAVALSSFTSDADNIVVGSKGLLRFLRSMKVGVTISLDYYFSMMGLSETAPNYDVMMSRIHQRCSERIRDGCLQNGGTYVKLGQGLVSLSHILPREYIDTLKVLQDKCLSRDREELYQVFQEDFGQSPEELFGTFDTDPIAAASIAQVFQATTKDGQKVAVKVQYNDLRNRLHSDVMTINILLNIGAWLHPKVDFTWILNDFVEALKQELDFVNEGMNAQRCARDLAHLKYVHIPEVLWKYTKTRVLVTEFVDGIKISEVQRLKDEEFSLMDINYKLFESFGCQIFQTGFVHADPHPGNVLVRKSKGNTELVILDHGLYQQISKEERIALGHLWEAIVFGNHEQMGMYSKKLGVDDYIMFAEILTQTPLRTMSFKVKSKLSSEEENYMRRVAAEKFDQIVDCLQQMPRSLLLVVRNLNTIRAISYDHGCPIDRYAVLARMATKAAFANKQMTFLQRLLRVPKLFWFELNLLITKITTYWTMVFYHVLYKLGLAPDIREFISQTAKALE
- the LOC126750515 gene encoding uncharacterized aarF domain-containing protein kinase 5 isoform X2 codes for the protein MLCVCRFLTFLWTFCNNIISMKVGVTISLDYYFSMMGLSETAPNYDVMMSRIHQRCSERIRDGCLQNGGTYVKLGQGLVSLSHILPREYIDTLKVLQDKCLSRDREELYQVFQEDFGQSPEELFGTFDTDPIAAASIAQVFQATTKDGQKVAVKVQYNDLRNRLHSDVMTINILLNIGAWLHPKVDFTWILNDFVEALKQELDFVNEGMNAQRCARDLAHLKYVHIPEVLWKYTKTRVLVTEFVDGIKISEVQRLKDEEFSLMDINYKLFESFGCQIFQTGFVHADPHPGNVLVRKSKGNTELVILDHGLYQQISKEERIALGHLWEAIVFGNHEQMGMYSKKLGVDDYIMFAEILTQTPLRTMSFKVKSKLSSEEENYMRRVAAEKFDQIVDCLQQMPRSLLLVVRNLNTIRAISYDHGCPIDRYAVLARMATKAAFANKQMTFLQRLLRVPKLFWFELNLLITKITTYWTMVFYHVLYKLGLAPDIREFISQTAKALE